The Heptranchias perlo isolate sHepPer1 unplaced genomic scaffold, sHepPer1.hap1 HAP1_SCAFFOLD_613, whole genome shotgun sequence genome contains the following window.
GATCAAGACAAGGTGAGGGGCGatcgagggagggcgaggggcgatcgagggagggcgaggggcgatcgagggagggcgaggggcgatcgagggagggcgaggggcgatCGAGGGAGGGCGAGTGCCGATCGAGGGAGGGCGAGGTTGTTTGAGGCGGGGTTGGGGGTAATCTGGACAGGAGGAGATGGTGAATTCGGAGGCCCCGGGACTGATTAACCTGGTCAAGGCCTGGTCTAAATCGCTCTACGTTTCCCTCCTTTTCCAGAGAAACGCCATGTTGGAGCCCCACCTCCGCCCCAGGTCCCCGAGGGTGAGTAACACTTCATTACTCGCTGCCATTCTCTGATTGTGGGATCCTCCTGTGCCGATTCCCTCTGCCGTTGCACTCTCACTGCGAACCCAGTGCAGGCCGAGAATGAAGCCTGGACTTTTCCTAACctgtatggggggggggtggggttcggtCCCGCCCCGGGTGGGGTATTAACCCAGTGagctgtggggggcggggggcaaagcCTATCTTGAACTTGGGGTAAATGTTCGCCCTCCTGAGTCTCGGGCCTCCATCCGTTCCAATCGGGGAAATGCTTTTCCCTCTCCCCGTCATGTCGCTCCACAGCGGGGACAGGCCGCGAAAGCCTTGAGCTGCCCCACCCACCCCGCCCGCGTCCCCACCCACCCCGCCAAACAGCTCGGCGGCGATGCCCCACCCAGTCGAATATCCCACCCAGGCTCACGCTTCGAGaacgggggcggtgggggggggggccacttTGGGCCAGGCAGgcagctgggtgggggggggttgcggaGGTCCCAGGTcaacactgggaggaggggggaatgcacaaacttggggggggggggtttgcaaGCACAGGGGGTGCCTCTCACGGTCGAATATTAAAGCTTGTCTGTCTTTCCTCAGGTAGGAGAGTATCGGTGCCTCTCCCTCAGGTACCCCCGGCCGACTCGAACGGTGAGTCTCCCTCCAATCAGACTGGGACGTTGCGCCCATACCTGGAGAGGctcacgggggagggaggggggggccctCCTGGTCTGGagcctctctcacctccagcctccCCCTCACAGCCCCCTCTCGTCTCTTactcggggagaggaggggagggaagggaaggaggggaggggaagggaggggagaggaggagaagggaggggagggggtgtaggggaggggaggagaagggaggggagggggtgtaggggaggggaggagagatggggagaggagagaaagggaggggagaggaggaggaggagcgggggaggggagacggggagaggagaggagaggagggggagaggagggaggggagggggaggggaggggaggggagggggtggggagagaggaagggaagggagagtagaggaggggagggaatgggaggggagagaagaggaggggaggggagaggagagaaggggatgggagaggaggggagaggaggaggggagggaatgggaggggagagaagaggagggtaggggaggggagaggaggaggggagggaatgggaggggagagaagaggagggtaggggaggggagaggagggtaggggaggggagaggagggcaagactgagggagggagctgaggggaagggaagggagtggaggggagaggagaggaggggaggaccgaggaaggggagggggcagggaggactggagaatggccTACATCCCAGTGGCAGCCTCATTGAGTTGGAGGGTAGGGGAGAGGGAGCTGCACTGaatgagggagggtggggggtggcctGTCCCGCGGGGTCCCTCCCCGGGGGGGAAGCTGGTGGGGTTTCTGATCTCGCTTTGTctgattctcccccctctcccggttGCCGTTTTCCCAGGTCCCGGGTTCCAGGCTCCGTCTCCCAGCTCCGCGCTCCCCATGATGACGATGTCGATTCAGAATCCggatatcacaccgtaccgctaCCGGGCGATGCAGACTCCAGCGCCCGCTGACAAgaagaaggggaaggggaaagacAAGGGCAAGAAGAAAATGACCAAGGCGGACATCGGAGCGCCCAGCAACTTCCAGTGAGGGGCAGCCGCGCGGCGCTCGCAGGGGTCGAAGGGCAACGCTGCCCGCCAGGTCAAAGGCCGAAGCTGGGCACAAGTCCGAGCTTTCAAACGGCAATGAGTGGGCAAAGTTTggcccggggagaactcccccctgctcttcttcctgggatcttttacatccgcctgagaggggcagacggggcctcggtttaacgtctcatccgaaagacgacccCTCCgatggtgcggcgctccctcagtaccgaccctccgacagtgcggcgttccctcggtaccgaccctccgacagtgcggcgctccctcggtactgaccctccgacagtgcggcgctccctcagtaccgaccctccgacagtgcggtgctccctcagtactgaccctccgacagtgcggcgctccctcagtaccgaccctccgacggtgcggcgctccctcagtactgaccctccgacagtgcggcgctccctcagtaccgaccctccgacagtgcggcgctccctcagtactgaccctccgacggtgcggcgctccctcagtaccgaccctccgacggtgcggcgctccctcagtactgaccctccgacagtgcggcgctccctcagtaccgaccctccgacagtgcggcgctccctcagtaccacccctccgacagtgcggcgctccctcggtactgaccctccgatcgTGGCCTTTAATGAGTTGCCCCCGACCCCAGTTCACCGcttcggagagagggaggggtgggtgaaAGGTTTAAATGACTTCCCCTGCGTCCGGGCTGCCTCAGAGTGCGGGGAGGAGGCAGGGTTGGAGGGACTGCCCCGGCCAATGATTCTCCTCTGTTTATTTGCAGACATGTTGGACATGTTGGGTGGGACCCGAACAAAGGCTTCGATGTAAGTAACCAGTTGTCATCGCCCTCTCGGTGAAGAGGAGAGGGCTTGTGTACAGTCTGTGCTGGTAATTTTCGAAGTGTGCTCCCTGCGAGGGAGACTCCCCCAGCGGGAGCTCTCCGTCGGAAAAAAAAACCTTTGGATCAAAgaaggacctgcatttatatagcgccttttacgtagTAAAATGGCCccgaggggcttcacaggagccacatcgatattaggacaggtgaccaaagcttggtgaaagagggaggtttcaaggaggagggagaggcggagaggtttagggagggaattccagagcttagggccgaggcggctgaaggcacggccgccaatggcggagcgatggaaatcggggggtgcgcaagaggccggaattggaggagcgcagagatctgggagggtcgtaggggctggaggaggttacagagatagcgagaggagggggcgagatggccatggaggggtttgaaaatggaggcattgctggacccggGAGGCATTGGGTCCGTCAGGCTGACGGGACTTCCTTGCTCTTCCCGCAGACGAACGACATGGACCCTGACCTGAAGAAATTTTTCACCAAGGCCGGAATCAGCGAGGACCAGTTAACCGACGTTGAGACCTCCAAAGTCATCTACGACTTCATTGAGAAGCAGGGGGGTCTGGAGGTGGTGAAGAATGAGATGAGGAAACAAGGTGATGGGTGATAtgtggtggggtggagggagttcggggggagggggagtcttcCACGGGGAGGGGGATAAAACTGAGAGAAGTCCACACAGAGTCCATCCCTGTAACATGTCCATTGAGTCTAcagtatagaaacaggccattcagcccaacaagtctatgctggtgtttatgctccacacgagccccctccctccctactccatctcaccctatcaccatatccttctattcctttctccctcatgtgtttatccaaggtatatggagaccagaactgtgcacagtgctccaagtggggtctaaccaaggtatatggagaccagaactgtgcacagtgctccaagtgtggtcacaccaaggtatatggagaccagaactgtgcacagttctccaagtgtggtctaaccaaggtatatggagaccagaactgtgcacagtgctccaagtggggtctaaccaaggtatatgcagaccagaactgtgcacagtgctccaagtgtggtctaaccaaggtatatggagaccagaactgtgcacagtgctccaggtgtggtctaaccgaggtatatggagaccagaactgtgcacagtgctccaagtgtggtctaaccaaggtatatggagaccagaactgtgcactgtgctccaagtgatgtctaaccaaggtatatgcagaccagaactgtgtacagtgctccaagtgtggtcacaccaaggtatatggagaccagaactgtgcacagtgctccaagtgtggtcacaccaaggtatatggagaccagaactgtgcacagttctccaagtgtggtctaaccaaggtatatggagaccagaactgcgcacagtgctccaagtgtggtctaaccaaggtatatggagaccagaactgtgcacagtgctccaagtgtggtctaaccaaggtatatggagaccataactgtgcacagttctccaagtggggtctaaccaaggtatatggagaccaggactgtgcacagtgctccaagtgtggtccaaccaaggtatatggagaccagaactgtgcacagtgctccaagtgtggtccaaccaaggtatatggagaccagaactgcgcacagtgctccaagtgtggtccaaccaaggtatatggagaccagaactgcgcacagtgctccaagtgtggtctaaccaaggtatatggagaccagaactgtgcacagtgctccaagtgtggtctaaccaaggtatatggagaccagaactgtgctcagtgctccaagtgccttccataaaaccacgttgactctgcctaatcatattatgattttctaaatgccctgttaccacttccttaataatggattccagcattttcctgacgaccgatgtcagactaactggcctgtcgttccctgttttctctctccctcctttcttgaataacggggttacatttgccaccttccaatccacggggaccgttctagaatctagggaattctggaagatcacaaccaatgcatccactatctctgcagccacctcttttataatcctaggatgtcggccatcaggtccaggggggatttatcagcttttagtcccattagtttctccagtactttttcctctactgatattaattgttttaagttcctcactctcatttaccccttggttccccactatttctggtttgctttttgtgtctccgacagtgaaggcagatacaaaatattcatctaacatctctgccatttccttattccccattataatttctcctgtctcagcctctaagggaccaacctttactttcactaatctcgtcgtttttacatacttgtagaagctctttcaatctgtttttatatttcttgctagtttactctcatattctattttctcccttttcatcaattttttggtcgtcctttgctggttccgaaaactctcccaatcctcgggccgactactcttcttggcaacattataagcctcttccttTAATCTAATACCGTCCTTAACTTTTTTATTTAGCcggggatggatcacttttcccgtcgAGTTTTTtaaattcctcaatggaatgtatattcgtcgaGGATTTTTGAAGTTTTAATTGAACAGGGATGTgaaaatttaaaatggaaaacTTGTTACAGGAGCGACTTTATTAATTTGACTAAATAACACTTATTGTTTTCTCATTTTTCAGATTTTGCTCCCCCGCCTCCGACACGATCAggacccctccctcccattccgcCCCCACCCGCGGGTGCCCCGGCCAACAGAGGCAGACAGGGGCCCCTCCCGCCTGTCCCGCCCATCGGCTCGGGGCCGGCCCCTCCGCCCCCTCACAACCGGGGGCCGGTCCCTCCCGCCCCCCGGAGGGAGTCGGGGAGCCGGGGCGTCCCGCGGCCCCCGCCCTCTCCCGTCGTGAGGTCCGGagggccgcctcctcctcctcctccccctcctccctccgccGGCGGGGGTgggccctctccccctccacctcccccgccgccccctcccccggccttCGGCGGGGTCCCGCCGCCTCCCCCGCCCGCCGGCCGCGCCCCGCCCTCCGAAGGGGAGCAGAAGAGGTCCGAGTCGTCTGGGGGCCGAGGCGCCCTCCTCGATCAAATCCGCATGGGATTTCAACTGAAGACCGTGAGTGctttgggggaggggagcagggaggggggggggggggcggagagggggaggggtggcttCCTCACCCAAATGACCAGCCTTTGTGAGTCGGCAGGATATTTGGCTGGGGGGGGCATCATAAGGAGATGTCAAGGTTTTgggggagggtgcggaggagattgaccagaatggtaccagggatgagggaccagaactgcacacagtgctccaagtgtggtctaaccaaggtatatggagaccagaactgtgcacagtgctccaagtgtggtctaaccaaggtatatggagaccagaactgtgcacagtgctccaagtgtggtctaaccaaggtacatggagaccagaactgtgcacagtgctccaagtgtggtctaaccaaggtatatggagaccagaactgtgcacagtgctccaaatgtggtctaaccaaggtatatggagaccagaactgtgcacagtgctccaaatgtggtctaaccaaggtatatggagaccagaa
Protein-coding sequences here:
- the LOC137317336 gene encoding actin nucleation-promoting factor WAS-like isoform X2, with protein sequence MSRGQRQENVQSQLLTEQENQVLLELLGRRNVTLASTVVQVYLALPNSTNQWTMRCCGVASFIKDNPRRSYFIRVYSLKEGKLIWEQELYNQIKYSAPRPYFHTFTADDCEAGLNFTDECEAEIFQNIIEEKIRQRQTRQGEGRSRQGRRVSVPLPQVPPADSNGPGFQAPSPSSALPMMTMSIQNPDITPYRYRAMQTPAPADKKKGKGKDKGKKKMTKADIGAPSNFQHVGHVGWDPNKGFDTNDMDPDLKKFFTKAGISEDQLTDVETSKVIYDFIEKQGGLEVVKNEMRKQDFAPPPPTRSGPLPPIPPPPAGAPANRGRQGPLPPVPPIGSGPAPPPPHNRGPVPPAPRRESGSRGVPRPPPSPVVRSGGPPPPPPPPPPSAGGGGPSPPPPPPPPPPPAFGGVPPPPPPAGRAPPSEGEQKRSESSGGRGALLDQIRMGFQLKTVTGTPESAQAPEEEDEGLVGALMMVMKQRSKVIHSSDEGEDEGGDDEFDDEWDD
- the LOC137317336 gene encoding actin nucleation-promoting factor WAS-like isoform X1, with protein sequence MSRGQRQENVQSQLLTEQENQVLLELLGRRNVTLASTVVQVYLALPNSTNQWTMRCCGVASFIKDNPRRSYFIRVYSLKEGKLIWEQELYNQIKYSAPRPYFHTFTADDCEAGLNFTDECEAEIFQNIIEEKIRQRQTRQGEGRSRQEKRHVGAPPPPQVPEGRRVSVPLPQVPPADSNGPGFQAPSPSSALPMMTMSIQNPDITPYRYRAMQTPAPADKKKGKGKDKGKKKMTKADIGAPSNFQHVGHVGWDPNKGFDTNDMDPDLKKFFTKAGISEDQLTDVETSKVIYDFIEKQGGLEVVKNEMRKQDFAPPPPTRSGPLPPIPPPPAGAPANRGRQGPLPPVPPIGSGPAPPPPHNRGPVPPAPRRESGSRGVPRPPPSPVVRSGGPPPPPPPPPPSAGGGGPSPPPPPPPPPPPAFGGVPPPPPPAGRAPPSEGEQKRSESSGGRGALLDQIRMGFQLKTVTGTPESAQAPEEEDEGLVGALMMVMKQRSKVIHSSDEGEDEGGDDEFDDEWDD